A DNA window from Clostridia bacterium contains the following coding sequences:
- a CDS encoding cbb3-type cytochrome c oxidase subunit I, whose amino-acid sequence MDLLPLWFRRFADTYLMWDRGPLIWMSDVAILLTTIGIVAALTYFRRWKWLWREWITTVDHKKIGIMYLICALLMLFRGGVDALLMRTQLAFPGNTFLDPQHYDEIFTTHGTIMILFMAMPFIFALFNMVVPLQIGARDVAFPVLNAVSFWLFFFGALLFNLAFVFGGSPDAGWTSYPPLSELGFDPGPGENYYLLAIQISGIGSIATGINFLATIFKMRAPGMTWMRLPLFTWSVLASCLVIVFSFPALTAALALLMLDRLAGTHFFTMLHGGNPMMYVNLFWIWGHPEVYIVILPAFGVYSEVVATFARKRLFGYTSMVASLLVISVISYFVWAHHFFTMGAGADVNAFFAVASMAVGIPTGVKVFNWLFTMYRGRIRLSLPMLWTLAFIPTFALGGATGVMLAAAPADYQYHNSYFLIAHFHQTLIGGTVFGLIAGMYYWWPKIFGFRLDERLGRIAFWLFVIGFYVTFMPQYALGLMGMQRRMYTYPAELGWGDLNLVSTIGAYMMGLGFVVMVAQILYSIRHGERDLTGDPWDARTLEWSLPSPVPHYNFAVIPRVTDRDMWWELKQQGRTEELRPTADDIEPILMPKNTARPFFLGLSFFVAGFGAVFEWWPVAAVGAAGVLACFVAWESGEEEEELLPADEIRKTEAALGRV is encoded by the coding sequence GTTCCGCCGCTTCGCGGACACGTACCTCATGTGGGATCGTGGACCGCTCATCTGGATGTCGGACGTCGCCATCCTGCTGACCACCATCGGCATCGTGGCGGCGCTCACCTACTTCCGCCGGTGGAAGTGGCTCTGGCGGGAGTGGATCACGACGGTCGATCACAAGAAGATCGGCATCATGTACCTCATCTGCGCGCTCCTCATGCTCTTCCGCGGGGGCGTGGACGCGCTTCTCATGCGGACGCAGCTGGCGTTCCCCGGCAACACCTTCCTCGACCCGCAGCACTATGACGAGATCTTCACGACGCACGGCACGATCATGATCCTCTTCATGGCGATGCCGTTCATCTTCGCGCTCTTCAACATGGTCGTGCCGCTGCAGATCGGGGCGCGCGACGTGGCCTTTCCGGTGCTCAACGCCGTCTCGTTCTGGCTCTTCTTCTTCGGCGCGCTCCTCTTCAACCTCGCGTTCGTATTCGGCGGCTCGCCGGACGCCGGGTGGACGAGTTACCCGCCGCTTTCGGAACTGGGCTTCGATCCCGGGCCTGGCGAGAACTACTATCTCCTGGCGATCCAGATTTCGGGCATCGGCAGCATCGCCACGGGGATCAACTTCCTCGCAACCATCTTCAAGATGCGCGCGCCCGGCATGACCTGGATGCGCCTGCCGCTCTTCACTTGGTCGGTGCTGGCCTCCTGCCTCGTGATCGTGTTCTCGTTCCCGGCGCTCACCGCGGCGCTGGCGCTCCTCATGCTGGACCGCCTGGCCGGCACGCACTTCTTCACCATGCTCCACGGCGGCAACCCGATGATGTACGTCAACCTGTTTTGGATTTGGGGCCATCCCGAGGTGTACATCGTGATCTTGCCGGCCTTCGGCGTGTACTCCGAAGTGGTGGCCACGTTCGCGCGGAAGCGGCTTTTCGGGTACACGTCCATGGTGGCCTCGCTGCTTGTGATCAGCGTGATCAGCTACTTTGTGTGGGCTCACCACTTCTTCACCATGGGAGCCGGGGCTGACGTCAACGCGTTCTTCGCCGTCGCGTCCATGGCCGTCGGCATTCCCACCGGCGTGAAGGTGTTCAACTGGCTCTTCACCATGTACCGCGGGCGCATCCGTCTCTCGCTGCCGATGCTCTGGACGCTCGCGTTCATCCCGACCTTCGCCCTGGGCGGCGCCACGGGCGTGATGCTGGCCGCGGCTCCGGCCGACTACCAGTACCACAACAGCTACTTCCTCATCGCCCACTTCCACCAGACGCTGATCGGCGGCACGGTCTTCGGGCTGATCGCGGGCATGTACTACTGGTGGCCCAAGATCTTCGGCTTCCGCCTGGACGAGCGCCTGGGCCGCATCGCCTTCTGGCTCTTCGTGATCGGTTTCTACGTCACGTTCATGCCCCAGTACGCGTTGGGACTGATGGGCATGCAGCGGCGCATGTACACCTACCCGGCCGAGCTGGGATGGGGCGATCTCAACCTCGTCTCCACCATCGGCGCCTACATGATGGGACTCGGCTTCGTGGTGATGGTGGCGCAGATCCTGTACAGCATCCGCCACGGCGAGCGCGACCTGACCGGCGACCCCTGGGACGCCCGCACGCTCGAATGGTCGCTGCCGTCGCCCGTCCCGCACTACAACTTCGCGGTCATCCCGCGTGTCACCGACCGCGACATGTGGTGGGAGCTGAAGCAGCAGGGGCGCACGGAGGAATTGCGCCCAACGGCCGACGACATCGAGCCGATCCTCATGCCCAAGAACACGGCGCGCCCGTTCTTCCTGGGGCTCTCGTTCTTCGTGGCCGGCTTCGGCGCGGTCTT